The following nucleotide sequence is from Vicinamibacterales bacterium.
GCCACCGTCGGCGACCTCGTCGTCAAACTCGACCGGGCGCGCCAGCGGCTCGAATCCATCCAGCCGGGGTGCACGCTGTCGCGCCGACGCAAAACACCGAAGATTGTCGCTGTATAGCTATTTCAGGGACACTACACTAGAAGATCGTGTAGATGAACGGCGCGGCGGCGGTGCTGCCGAGCAGCATCAGCACGCCGAGCAGCAGGAACACCACCACGATCGGCAGAAGCCACCATTTCTTGTTGTGGCTGAGGAACCCCCAGAATTCGCCCAACAGCGAGGAGCGCGGCTGGGCAACCGCCTGTTCGAATCGATCGTCGGATTTCGGGTCCATCGCGTCCACCACCCTCAGAACTGCCTGAAGTACCGTTCGGTGTCGGACGGTGCCGGCCGCCGAACCCAGTACGACGTCGCCCGCCGATCGAAGGAACGTCCGAGCGCGTCCCGTCCGATCAGCCGGAACACGAGACCGACCAGCGTGAACAACACGTAGTAGACCAACGCCAGCAGGATCAGGCTGACCGTCCACCCGATGGGAAACGCCGCGACCATCCAGGTCACGTATATCGGCCGCAGCGCGGCGGGCGCAGCCAGACCCACGACGCAACCGACGACGGCAAGCACCCAGAGCGCAAGCGGCGCCCGCCACGGTGCGTGCCAGCCGATGGGCACGGCTGCCGCCCCGAACGCCCCGCCACGCCAGGCCACGACGACCCCCAGGAGCCCGAATCCGACGAGCCAGAGCAGGGCAAAGGTCCGCAACTCCTTCTCGTCCGGGTGCAGGTTGATGTCGCCGAACGTCATGGCGCCTTCTCTCCGTTCTAGTCGAGCTTGAACGCCTTCAGGTACTCCGCCTGGCCGGCGGCGAGACCCTCGGGCTGCTCGGTCTTCAACAGCAGGTAGTGCTCGAGCACGAGCGCATCCATGCCCGTGTTCAGGAAGCAGTTGAGCGCGTCCTCCGGGGAACCCACGATCGGCTCGCCGCGAACGTTGAAGCTCGTGTTGATGATGACGGGGCAGCCCGTCCTCTCTTTGAAGCGTCGAATCAGCTTGTGATACGCCGCGTGCCGCCGCGGATCGACGGTCTGCACGCGGGCCGAGTAGTCCACGTGCGTGATGGCCTGGACGACGGACCGCTTCATGTACAGCAGGTCCATCCCCTTCCGCCCCTTGCGCTCCGCTCCACCATCGACGCGCTTGTCGCGCTGCACATCGGCGACGAGCAGCATGTACGGGCTCTCGACGCCGGCATCCATCTCGAAGTACTCGGGTGTGTCCTCGATCAGGACCGACGGCGCGAACGGCCGGAACGACTCGCGGAACTTGATCTTGAGGTTCATCACCGACTGCATCTTCTCGCTGCGTGCGTCGCCGAGGATGCTCCGGTTGCCGAGCGCGCGCGGGCCGAACTCCATTCGCCCCTGGAAACGCCCCACGACCTTCTCGTCGCACAGCAGGCCGACGATGCGCTCGAGCATCGCCTCGTCGTCGAGATGGCGGTAGCGGGCACCTTTGCGGTCGAGCACCGCCTTGATCTGTTCGTCGGTGTAGGCGGGGCCGAGCAGCGCCCCCTTCATGCTGTCGGTCTCGTTCGTCGTCCGCGGACGTCCCATCAACTGGTGCCAGACGAGGAGTGCCGCACCGAGTGCGCCGCCCGCGTCGCCGGCCGCCGGCTGGATCCACAGGTTCTCGAACGGTCCCTCGCGGAGCACTCGGCCATTCGCCACGCAGTTCAGGGCCACGCCACCGGCAAGGCACAGGTTCTTCATTCCCGTCTCCTCGTGGAGACGACGGGCCATCCGGCTGATGATCTCCTCTGTGACCACCTGGATGCTGGCGGCCAAATCCATGTCGCGATCGGTGACCGGCGATTCGGGTTCACGCGGCGGCCCGCCGAACAGCGCGTGGAACTTCGCGCTCGTCATCGTCAGGCCCTGGCAGTAGTTGAAGTAGCTCAGGTCCATCCGGAACGAGCCATCGTCTTTGAGATCGAGGAGGTGCTCCCGGATGAGATCCGCATAGCGCGGTTCGCCGTAGGGCGCGAGGCCCATCAGCTTGTATTCGCCCGAGTTGACCCTGAAGCCCGTGTAGTAGGTGAACGCCGAGTAGAGCAGGCCGAGCGAGTGGGGGAATCGGAGTTCCTTCGTCAACTCGATGCGGTTCCCGCGGCCGACGCCGCACGCAGCCGTGGCCCACTCACCGACGCCATCCAGCGTGAGGATGGCAGCCTCCTCGAAGGGCGAGGGATAGAACGCGCTTGCGGCGTGCGACTCGTGGTGTTCCGGGAAAACGTAGCGTCCCTTGTAGCGCCCGCCCATGCCGCGATCCATCACTCGCGGCAGGTGGAGCTTCTGTTTCAGCCAAATCGGCAGCGCCTGGCGGAAGCTCTGGAAACCCACCGGCGCGTACGCGAGGTACGTCTCGAGCAGACGCTCGAACTTGGTCAGCGGTTTCTCGTAGAACGCCACCACGTTGATGTCGTCGGGGGTCGCGTTCGCCTCGCGCAGGCAGTACTCGATCGCACGCTGCGGAAACCCTGCGTCGTGCTTGACGCGGGTGAAGCGCTCCTCCTGGGCGGCGGCGACGATGTCGCCATCCGAGAGAATGGCCGCCGCCGAATCGTGGTAGAAGGCGGAAATCCCGAGAATCAGCGTGCGTGTGCTCATCGCCTGCTTACCTGCAGCCCACTGAGTACTTCGGTTCGCGATTGCGGCCACGAGCGCCGCTTGGTGCGCGTGGCCGGTTGTGCTCGATCGGCACTCGGTCCTGAAGGCCCGGATGCATCGCCGCAGGTGTGCATCGAAGGACTGAGAACCCGTCGTTCACCCTGCGCCCGGTACGGCTGGGCAGGATTCAGAATCGTCAACCGCCCATTATACCCTTCGACTCCGCCACGTGGCGCACGGCCGTGGCTGAAGGCACGACCGTGACGCGATCGCAATACGAGGGAGCACAGGGCGTGGCTGACGCGCATTGTCGCCGGCTGCTCAGTGGCCGAAGACGGGCCGGATCGCCTGCGCGAGCGCCTCGCCAACCGCGCGATGGCCGCCCGCGTTCATGTGGTCGTCCAGCACGTAGAATTCCTTCCGCGTCAATACTCTGGTGGTGTCGACGGTCACCAGCCGCCGGATGTACTCGGGGTACGACTCGCGGCTCTTCACCTCGGCCAGCGCGGCAATGAACGGACGTGGCGGGACGAGTTGCTGGTTGATTTCGAGCACCACCAACTGCACACCGTCCAGGTTCTTGTTGGTCGCATGCTGAACGGCGTTCAGGAACAGCTCCGCTTCCTCGGTCGGCGTCGCGGCCGGCATCTTGAGATCCACCGGTTCGGGCTCCTCGAGGTGCGACACCTTCATGAACAACCGGAACGCGTACTTGCCTGGAAAGTAGCCCCGCTGCGACGTGTAGTACCGGACGATACCCTGGTACTGTGCCTCGGTCATGATCGGGAGACGGTTCCCGTATCTCCGGAACGCGAGGTTCTCGGGCAGGTCGTTGTCGGCGTACTGGATGACCAGCACCTTCAAGTGCGATGTGTCCAGACGGTTGAGGAGCGTGAGTTCCCTGACCGTTCCGTACGAGGAGACCCCTGCATCGAGCGTCTTCCGCCCCGTTGCCCTCGCCAGCACGCGGGCGAACGGCTCGTCCTGTCCGACACCCCATCCCATGACGTGCGAGTCGCCGAGGGCGATGATCTCCGGGGCCTCGAGCGATGCTTCGGTGTCGCGGACGCCGAGGTGATTGACCGCGTACGCGTTCTGGAACTCTATGTTGCCAAACGTGCAGCCGCCGGGCCGGAGCGTGTAGGTCACCTCGGGGTCGTAGCGCGCGCAACCTGGTTCGAACTGGATGAACGCCCGATTGAAGTGCCGGTAGACCTGCTGCACGAGCCGCTGCAACGGTTTCGGGGAAACCGCCACGAGCCGGGGCGCGTGGAGCATGACGACGAAGAAGCCCTCGAGCAGGATGCCGACGACCAGGGCGTTGACGAGGACGAGAGCGACGAATCGACGAATTGTCTTGAGATTCAGCATGAAGGTGGCGTCTCCGTCCGCGGCCATTCTGCCATGCGGTCGCAGACCACGCAACTCCGGAACCAGTCAGTACAACACGAAGGGCGCCGTGATGGCGCCCTTCGTGTTGTACTGACTGGACAACCGAACCCGCATCTTCCGCCGGCCGGCCTCTGTCGAGGCCGACCCTGCCCGGCGGTCCGCTAGTCGCGGATTCCGCTCGACGGAAGGTAGTTCGGCGGGGTCACTTCGATGAATTGAACCGTCGTCGCCTTGCCCGCGTAGCCCAGGCTGTAGATGTCGTACGCATGCCACGCGCCGCCGATCATGATCGTCAGCTTGTCCTTCGAGATGGCGCCGGACGGGTTCTTCTGGCGTCCCGCCTGGAACCCTGCAAGCTGCAGATGCCAGATGGTCCTCAGCAGCAGTTCCTCGGCGGCACTCACGGCCTGGTCCTCCGTCGAGAACACGACGAGCAGCGACGGGAACTCCTTGGCGGTCCCGTAGACGACAGCCTGGGCACGATCGACGGTGGGTGCCCCAGGCGGGATATGGCCGCCGCTGCCGTCACCAGGCGTCGTCGGTCCTGACGGCGGTGTGTTCTCGACGGCCGTCACGAATGTCTGCGTGACCGACCAGGGTCCCACGACGCTCTTCGACATCTCGCGGGCTCGAGCCCGCCAGTAGTAGCGGGTGCCGTAAGCCAGGTTCGCCGACAGCGTCGCCCTGGTGTCGCCGGGCTGCTCGGCCGTATTCGTCGTGCCGGCGACCTGGCTGAACGCCTGATCCTTGCTCGCTTCGAAGTCGTAGGAGACGCCCACCGGGCTTCCGCTGCGGGCGCTATTGTGGACGACAAATGTCGGACCGAGGTCCGTCGTCACGCCGTTGATCGGCGAGACGAGTTGCGGCGCCTCCAGCACGACCGGCACGATGACCGTGAACGGGACACCCACGGAGAAGGGACCGGTGTTGGCGCCGTCCTCCGCCTTGGATCTCCAATAGTACGTGCGGTTGGCGGTGAGCGGATCGGGCAGTTTGAACGAGGTCTGGCCGTTCGATCCCGGAGCGATGCCCTCCCGCGTGATCACCTTGGTCGTGAAATCGGCGTCGCTGGCCACCTCGAACGCATACTCCAGTGGCCGCTGGCCGTTGGTCGTCGCGTTGGCGACGACAAGAGTGATGGGCTGCGACCCGACGTCGATCGAACTGCTGGCCTTGGGCTCCACCGGCGTGGGCGGTGAGATCGACACGCCAGCGATCGGTCCGGCCACCGACGGGCTGAGCGGGCTCGAGCTCTTCTGTGTGCTGCAGGCGGCGGCGGCGAGGGCGGGGACCAGGCCTGCCACCAGCAAGAGATAGGTTCGTTTCATGGCATCGTCTCTCTGTGCGTGTGCGCACATCGCCAGGTCCTCGCCCTGAGAGTGGCAACCGCCGATCCGAGTATCGGATCTCCGACACCAGGACTATAGGGCTGGTCGATCGACACCGGTAGGCAGTGGCTTGGGGTGCTTTGACGCTGGGGGATGTCTGCACTAATCTGTACCGGCGCTTGCTTCGGCGGCGCCTGATTCGTCCACAGGAACGGCCAACGGTGGACCGCGTGTCCCTCACAACGCCTATTCCCCGACGGAAGAACCGATGAACCCAAGCGCGGTAGCCCGCATGCCCGGAGTACTGACCGTGTTCGCCGCGGCCGGAACCCTGGCGGTAGCGGTCGTGCTCTGCCTGTCAGGGTTGGGTCCGACGGCGAGCAGCATCGGCCTGGCTGCCGTGATGGGGTGGTTCTGTCTTCCAGGCGTGGTGCTTGGCCTCACGCTCTACCGTGGCCAGCCCGGGCGGGGCCTGGCGGCATGGCTCCTCGGGCCGGCAGCCGGCTACGTACTGAGCAGTCTGGTCCTGCTGGCCCTCTGGGCGGCGGGCGTCCGGCGTCCGGTCATCCTGGCGTCCGTTCCGCTGGTGGCGGGCCTCGCCGCGTGGCTGCTGGGTCGCCTGGCTGGCGGATTGACGATTCCGCGGTTCGACCGGCGCGACATCGTGGCGGTGTGCCTGTTGCTGTTGCTCGTGCCCCTGGTGGTGGGTTTGCCATACGCGCATGTGGGCCGCACGTTGCCTGAGGGCCGGGCTTACCGCGCGTATTTCACCGCCGATTTCGTCTGGGCCATGGCGGTGGTCTCCGAGGTCAGCAAGGGTGACATGCCGCCGCGCAACGTGTTCTATCGCGGGGACGACCTGCGGTACTACTGGCTGGCCCACCTGCTGCCCGCCGTGGAGCATCGCGCGGCGCGCAGCGCACTGCGCGTCGAGCAACTGCTGCTCGTCAACGATTTTTCGATTGGTCTCGCGTTCGTGGGTTTCCTGTACCTGTTCATCCGGCACTTCGTCCGCAGCCCCGGTGCGGCGGCCGCCGCGTGCGTGGCCGTCGTTTTGTTCAGCAGTTTCGAGGGCGCGGAGTTCTTGTACCGCCTCTGGAAGACCGGCGGTCCGCTGACCGCCGTGCTGGACACGAACATCGACGCCGTGTCGCGCTGGAAGTACGAGAGCATGCCGGTCGATGGCCTGCAGCGAGTTCTGCTGTACCAACGGCAACACGAGTTGGGCTACATCCTCGGCCTGTCGGCGCTGCTGCTGCTCGTGCAGGCTCGCGAACGGATCACGGCTGGAGCACTGTTTCTCGCCGGCTGCCTGCTGGGGATGGCGCTCCTGCTGAGTTCGTTCGCCGCCATGATGCTGACGGCCATCGTCGCGGTCTACGCCGGGGTGCGGCTCGTCATCGGCCGGCAGTGGCGCACGATCGTCGCGGGCGCGGCGGCAGCGAGCCTGCCGATGTTCGGCGCTCTGGGCCTCAGCAGCATCCTTCGGTACGTGGACGGTGCCGGGCCGCTCGTCGCCATCGGGCTGAACCGCACCGCGTCGCGCAATGCTGGCATGGCGATCCTGCTGAGCTTCGGGCCCATGCTCCTGGCCGCCGCGGCAGGCCTGCTCGTATCCGTCTGGAAGCGGACGCTGGGCCGGTTCGCCGTGCTCCTGGTGATGATTGCGGTCTGCTGGTTGTTCTACTTCTTCGTGGACGTCCCTGAGCATCAGCACGTGTACGTGGGCTGGCGGGCATCGCACCTGCTGTTCATTGCCTTCGCCGCGTTTTGCGGTTATGCGCTGCAGGAGTTGTGGGCGGCGGGCCGGGCGGCACGGATCGCAACCGTGGCGGTCTCGTTCGTGGTCGCGCTGGCGGCCGCACCGATGGTGGTGATCGACCTCTACAACAGCCAGGACACCTCGAACCGATCCATGGGACCTGGGTTCCGCTGGACAGTGATCCTCTCGCCCGACGAACTGGCGGCGCTCGAGTGGATCAAACGCAACACCTCGCCAAGAGCCCTCGTCCAGATCGAGCCCGAGTCGCGGGGTCGCGACACGTGGGACTACATTCCCGCGTTCGCCGAGCGACGCATGGCGGCGGGACTGCCGATCTCGATGATTCCGCTGCGGAAGTACGAGGTGGCCAGCGCGCGCATCAAGAGCCTCTACCAGGCCACGAGCGCAGACCGCGCGCACGCGTTGGCGGCGGAAACCTGCATCGCCTACCTGGTCATCGGGCCGCCCGAGCGACAGGGCTACCCAGGTCTCCAGCCGCTTCTCGATGCCAGCCCCGACCAGTTCATGCCGCTCTTCCGGAACAGCTCGGTTGCGGTGTACGGGGTGGTGTCGCTGCCAGCCGTGTGTTCAGGGGAGGCCGGACGCCCGGAGCGTGGGGCCGGAGAGGACTGACGTATGACCGACGGGAAACTGAACGTGTTGCAGGTGTGCGATCACCTCGGATGGGAGGGGTCGCGCATGCACGGCGTCAAGCGGCTGTTTGCGTGGATGATCCCGCGGTTCGACCCTGCCCGGTTCAACGTCTCGCTCGTGAGTCTCCGGAAGAAGGACCTGTCCGAGGAGACGCTCGACACCTACGGCGTGGACATCACGTACCTCCAGCGATCGAAGTTCGATCCCGCCACGCTGACGGACATGCTCAAGGTCATCGACCGGAAGAAGATCGACATCCTGCACATGCACGGGTACGGCGCGACCACGTTCGGCCGGGCCGCCGGCGCGATCAAGCGGATCCCGACGCTGCTGCACGAGCACGCGAATCTGACCGACACGCCGTGGTTCCAGAAGGTCGTGGACGTGGCGCTCGAGCCGTTCACCGACCTGGCGATCGCAGTCTCGCGCTCGACGGCGGAATTCGTGATTGGTGCGCGCAAGGTTCCGGAACGCAAGGTGAAGGTCGTGTACCTGGGCGCGCCGGTGGGGGAGTTCGGGCAGGTGCGCAGCCCTGAGGAAGTCGCGGCCGTCCGGCGCGAGCTCGGGGCGGCAGAGACCGACTTCCTGCTCGGCACGGTGACGCGGCTGCACGATTCGAAGGGCAACGAGTATCTGATCGAGGCCGCGCGCACCGTCGTCGACCGCCGGCCGACCGCGAAGTTCTACCTTGTCGGGGAAGGGCCGCTGCGGCCGGCGCTCGAGCAGCAGGCGCGATCGCTGGGACTCGGCGATCGGTTCATCTTCGCCGGCTTCGTCCGCGACGTGGCGAGGGTCGTGTCGGCCTTCGACATGAGTGTGTTCCCCTCGCTCTGGGAGGGGACCCCGCTCACGGCCTTCGAGACTCTCGCCGCCGGCCGTTCCATCGTTGCCACCGACGCCGACGGTCTGTTGGACATCCTCACCGACAATCAGGACGCGCTCATCGTGCCCAGGCGCAACGCTGCTGCGCTGGCCGACAAGATCGTGTTCCTGATGGACCATCCGGAAGAACGCACGCGCCTCTCGGCCCGTGCGCGGGTGACCGCGCAGGACTACGACATCGACGCATTCGTTCGGAAGATGGAACGTCTCTACGAGCTGATGCACGAGGTGTCGCGCAAGACCCACCGGCGCGGCGTGATGGCGGCCGACCTGTCGTTCCTGAACGGCCGCGGCCCCGAACGGCCGGCGCCCTATGCCCGCCGCGGGATCCAGTAGCCGGTGCCCGCGAACGCCTGCGCCCGCTCGCGGACGCGCGCAGCCTCAGCCGGGGCGAACGGCGTGAACGCCGAGGCCGTCGCGACCAGGCCGTCGAGCGTGGCGATCGAGTCCATGCCCGCCAGCACCGTGGTCACAGGCAACGACATCGCGTAGCGCAGGTAGTCGCCGGGCGCCGGCACCGGCCGGTTGAACGCCTCCGCGGGAGGCGCGAACCGGTGCAGCTCGGGACGCTTGTCGGTCTTCGACCGCGAGTCGAACGCGCCGCCAATCGCGTCCTTCATGAAGAACCCATGACCGACCGCCTTCATGACGACCACGGCGATGCCCCGCGCCCTGGTGAGCGGCAGGACCTCCGCTTCGAAGTCCGGAACCCGCGTGGCGTTGATCGGCGCCTGGATGGCGTCCGGATCGAGGCGCGCGATCGCCTGGAGTGTCAGCGTCGGGTCGTGGCACGAGAAGCCACGGAACCGGATCACCTTCTGATCGACGAGCTTCCGGATCGCGCGCTCCGCGCCGTCGGGTCCGGCCAGTTGATCGAGTTGCGTGGCGCTGCTGAGGTTGTGGTGCAGCATCAAATCGACGTGGTCGGTGGACAGCAGCTTCAGGCTGCGCTCCATCTCCCGCATCGCGCCGTCGTAGCTCCGCTCGTCGGTCTTGGTCTCGAGGAACGCCTTCGCGCGGTGCGTCTTCATCGCCATGCCGATCCGCCGTTCGCTGCAGTTCCCGTCGTCGTCCGGGCCGTAGTTGGCGCTGGTTTCGATGAAGGAGATGCCGCGGTCGATTGCCTGCCGGACAAGTTCCGCGCCCGCCTCGTCGGTGGGCACCGGTTCGTAGAAACGCGCGCCGCCGCCGAGTCCCGCCACGCTCACCTGCACGCCGGTCTTGCCGAACGGGCGCGTGGGGACCGCGCCGGCGGCAAGGGCGGGGATCCCGAGCTTCCCGACGATCGAGACGACGAGGCTCGTGCCGGCCGCGGCAGCCGTGGTCTCGACGAACGTGCGACGCGTGACTCTGGTCATGGTGGTATCCGCTCCTCTCCGGCACGCACGGCTCGCTGTCGAGCCGCACGGTGCCTCGTCCTCTGAATGTCCGCGATCGGGACGCCAGCCTGCACCGCCCTACGGATGCGGGCCTCCAGCCCGGGCGCTACCGGCCCTTCAGCGTCGAGATCATCCGCTCGTACTTCGCCATGATGACGTCCCACCGGTAGTTGCGGCGGATGTAGTCGCGTCCGTTGCGGCCCATCGCTGCGCGTAACTGCTCGTCGGCCACCAGCATCTTGAGGCACTCGGTGAACTCGTACCGGTCGGCGTAGAAGAGCCCGCCGTTGCTGGACAGGCAGTGATCGACCAGCACCTCGCTACGCGCGTTGGTGAGGATGGGCGTGCCAACCGACAGGGCCTCGAGCGCCAGCAGCGACAGGCTCTCGAACGGCGATGGGACAACGACGACCGTGGCGGCCTCCAGTGCCTGGCCGCGCTCGATGTCGGAGAGCATGCCGGCGAAGCAGATGAACGGATCCTCCGGGAGAGGCATCAGCTTCACACCCATCAGCACGAGCGACGCCTCGCCGCCTTCCGCCACGTACGCGTTGAAATACTCGATCAGTTCCTCGCAACCCTTGCCCTTCTCGATCCGGCCGCCGTACAGCGCGAAGGGACCGTGGAGACGATGCCGGCGACGGAACGTGGCGCCGCGCGAGGTCAGGTGCGACTGGAACTGCTTCCGGCCGGGAGGTGCGGATGCCCCGGGCGCGTCCTCGGCGGGCGCATCTTCCCCGCCGCCCTGCGCCGTCCGGGAATATGCATGGTGCTGCGGCAGATCCACTCCGCACCCCACCGTTTCCTCGGCGATCGCGCGGATGGAGAAGTGCGTCGTCAGGAAACGCCGTTCGGCCTCGGTGTTGTACGCGATGGCCGACGGCAGGCCGAGGACTTCCTCGTAGATGGAGAGGTGAATCGCCGGCTCGTCGTGCGCCGTGGGCACGAGGATGCTGCGTCCGGGTGCGACCTGCAGGCCGAGCACCGTCGGCGCGTAGAGATATGTGAAGAAGATGAGGGCGTCGTACGACGCCTGGTGTTTCTGGAGGTAGTCGAGCAGCGCCGGGCACCAGGGACCTTGCTGCTCGAGCCACGACATCTCGTCGGCCCGCGTGTGCGGGTTGTGGAAAATCCAGTCCGAGTATCGGTTGAACGAGTCGATGTCGCGCGTCTTGGCGTTGGGAAACCGGCGCACGGTCACACCACGAATCCGGTCGGTGGCTTCCGAATACTCGTTCTTCCACGTGATGTAGTCGCGGGCGCACGTCGTCAGCACCTCGACGTGGTGGCGCTGGGCCAGACGTTCGGCGATCAGGCGGCAGTGGTACTCCGAGCCGCCCAGAATCTCCGTGCCGTAGCGTTGGATGACGAAGCCGAGTTTCACGAAACCCTCCTACCGCACCGAAGTGTTGCCGGCGACCCGTGACAGGGCCGCCCGCAGATCCTTCTCCACGCGCCCGTCGCCGAAATCCGCCAGCCGACGGCGCTGGCCGCCAATCACCTCGCCGCGGAGGTCGTCGTTGAAGACCAGCTCGCCGAGCAGTTCGGCGGCGTACTCGAAATCCCGCGGGGAGAACAGGACGCCCGAACCGGACAGCGTATCGGGAACGGCTCCTGCGGCGTAGGCGAGGATCGGTACGTCCATGGCCATCGCCTCCAGCAACGGGACGCAGAAGCCCTCGTGCTCGCTCAGCGAGAGATAGACGCTGGCCATGCGGTAGTACGCGGCGAGGTCCTCGTCGGTCACCGGCCCCGTGAACATGAAGCGATCGTGGGGCATCTCGTACTGCAGCAGGAGCGTCCGTATCGCCGAATAGTAGTGCGGGACGGCGTCCGTCCGCCCGACGAAGATGAACCGGTAGTCGATGTTGACGTACCGCTTGTAGTGTTCGGCGAAGCGAATGTAGTCGTCGATCCGTTTGTTTGGCGCGATGCGGCCGACAAACAGGATGTTCGTCAACCCATCGTCGAGGATCCGCTCGAGGGCCGGTCGACGTGGCGCCTTCGTGAGGCGGTCGACGTCCACCGCGATCGGCATCACCCCCGTCTCGGCGAATCCCATCTCCTGCAGTTCCAACCGGTTGAACTCAGAAACCCCGAGCGCGAGGTCCGCGTGACCCACCAGGCGCCGGAGGTGTTCCCGGCCCACCCGGCAGAGCCGGTACTGACCCGCGTTGTAGGGGGCGAAGTAGTGCGCCGGCGTGATGTTGTGGTAGTGGAGCACGCGTCCGCGGGGCAGGTCGGCAAACGCGCCGGTCATCGCGGACGGCAGCGCGTAGTGGAAGATCGTGACATCGCCGCTCCTGGCGTCGGGGTGGTCGAACGGTCGAACGATGTCCCGCAAGTCCTCATCGACGGTCAGGCCGTAGATCTCGGAGGTGTGCCCCATGGCGCGCAGGATGACCTGCACGTGACGGGCATGGTCGCCAATCGCGTCGTATCGGTGCGCCGCTCCGACCCACTGGTTGACGATCATGATCAGACGACGCGCCCTGGCGCCTTGGGCAGGGCGTGCCCCAGCGCCGGCCGGTACTGCTGCAGCTCCTCGTAGCGTTCCGTCCCGTCGACCTGTTCCCAGAAATCATCCGCGACCCGATGGCGAGGCCTGCGCGGGGCCGCCAGCACGCGCTCGACGAATCCGAGCAACGTGCCGCGGAAGTCCTTCGCCATCAGGCGGACCAGCGCCTCGTCCTGCCCCGCGATGATCCGCTCGCGCATCTCGGGGTTCGAGGCGATCTCTGCCAGGAGCCTCGCCACGTGCCACACGTCCTTGGAGCGGAAGAGCACGCCCGCGCCATCCATCGTGGCCGGTACCGCGGCGGCCGCGTAGGCCATCACAGGCACGCCCTTGGCAAACGACTCGATGAGCGGCACGCAGAACCCTTC
It contains:
- a CDS encoding glycosyltransferase; this translates as MTDGKLNVLQVCDHLGWEGSRMHGVKRLFAWMIPRFDPARFNVSLVSLRKKDLSEETLDTYGVDITYLQRSKFDPATLTDMLKVIDRKKIDILHMHGYGATTFGRAAGAIKRIPTLLHEHANLTDTPWFQKVVDVALEPFTDLAIAVSRSTAEFVIGARKVPERKVKVVYLGAPVGEFGQVRSPEEVAAVRRELGAAETDFLLGTVTRLHDSKGNEYLIEAARTVVDRRPTAKFYLVGEGPLRPALEQQARSLGLGDRFIFAGFVRDVARVVSAFDMSVFPSLWEGTPLTAFETLAAGRSIVATDADGLLDILTDNQDALIVPRRNAAALADKIVFLMDHPEERTRLSARARVTAQDYDIDAFVRKMERLYELMHEVSRKTHRRGVMAADLSFLNGRGPERPAPYARRGIQ
- a CDS encoding DUF5989 family protein, translated to MDPKSDDRFEQAVAQPRSSLLGEFWGFLSHNKKWWLLPIVVVFLLLGVLMLLGSTAAAPFIYTIF
- a CDS encoding carbamoyltransferase — protein: MSTRTLILGISAFYHDSAAAILSDGDIVAAAQEERFTRVKHDAGFPQRAIEYCLREANATPDDINVVAFYEKPLTKFERLLETYLAYAPVGFQSFRQALPIWLKQKLHLPRVMDRGMGGRYKGRYVFPEHHESHAASAFYPSPFEEAAILTLDGVGEWATAACGVGRGNRIELTKELRFPHSLGLLYSAFTYYTGFRVNSGEYKLMGLAPYGEPRYADLIREHLLDLKDDGSFRMDLSYFNYCQGLTMTSAKFHALFGGPPREPESPVTDRDMDLAASIQVVTEEIISRMARRLHEETGMKNLCLAGGVALNCVANGRVLREGPFENLWIQPAAGDAGGALGAALLVWHQLMGRPRTTNETDSMKGALLGPAYTDEQIKAVLDRKGARYRHLDDEAMLERIVGLLCDEKVVGRFQGRMEFGPRALGNRSILGDARSEKMQSVMNLKIKFRESFRPFAPSVLIEDTPEYFEMDAGVESPYMLLVADVQRDKRVDGGAERKGRKGMDLLYMKRSVVQAITHVDYSARVQTVDPRRHAAYHKLIRRFKERTGCPVIINTSFNVRGEPIVGSPEDALNCFLNTGMDALVLEHYLLLKTEQPEGLAAGQAEYLKAFKLD
- a CDS encoding aldo/keto reductase, producing the protein MTRVTRRTFVETTAAAAGTSLVVSIVGKLGIPALAAGAVPTRPFGKTGVQVSVAGLGGGARFYEPVPTDEAGAELVRQAIDRGISFIETSANYGPDDDGNCSERRIGMAMKTHRAKAFLETKTDERSYDGAMREMERSLKLLSTDHVDLMLHHNLSSATQLDQLAGPDGAERAIRKLVDQKVIRFRGFSCHDPTLTLQAIARLDPDAIQAPINATRVPDFEAEVLPLTRARGIAVVVMKAVGHGFFMKDAIGGAFDSRSKTDKRPELHRFAPPAEAFNRPVPAPGDYLRYAMSLPVTTVLAGMDSIATLDGLVATASAFTPFAPAEAARVRERAQAFAGTGYWIPRRA
- a CDS encoding SxtJ family membrane protein; protein product: MTFGDINLHPDEKELRTFALLWLVGFGLLGVVVAWRGGAFGAAAVPIGWHAPWRAPLALWVLAVVGCVVGLAAPAALRPIYVTWMVAAFPIGWTVSLILLALVYYVLFTLVGLVFRLIGRDALGRSFDRRATSYWVRRPAPSDTERYFRQF
- a CDS encoding glycosyltransferase; its protein translation is MKLGFVIQRYGTEILGGSEYHCRLIAERLAQRHHVEVLTTCARDYITWKNEYSEATDRIRGVTVRRFPNAKTRDIDSFNRYSDWIFHNPHTRADEMSWLEQQGPWCPALLDYLQKHQASYDALIFFTYLYAPTVLGLQVAPGRSILVPTAHDEPAIHLSIYEEVLGLPSAIAYNTEAERRFLTTHFSIRAIAEETVGCGVDLPQHHAYSRTAQGGGEDAPAEDAPGASAPPGRKQFQSHLTSRGATFRRRHRLHGPFALYGGRIEKGKGCEELIEYFNAYVAEGGEASLVLMGVKLMPLPEDPFICFAGMLSDIERGQALEAATVVVVPSPFESLSLLALEALSVGTPILTNARSEVLVDHCLSSNGGLFYADRYEFTECLKMLVADEQLRAAMGRNGRDYIRRNYRWDVIMAKYERMISTLKGR
- a CDS encoding glycosyltransferase family 4 protein; translated protein: MIVNQWVGAAHRYDAIGDHARHVQVILRAMGHTSEIYGLTVDEDLRDIVRPFDHPDARSGDVTIFHYALPSAMTGAFADLPRGRVLHYHNITPAHYFAPYNAGQYRLCRVGREHLRRLVGHADLALGVSEFNRLELQEMGFAETGVMPIAVDVDRLTKAPRRPALERILDDGLTNILFVGRIAPNKRIDDYIRFAEHYKRYVNIDYRFIFVGRTDAVPHYYSAIRTLLLQYEMPHDRFMFTGPVTDEDLAAYYRMASVYLSLSEHEGFCVPLLEAMAMDVPILAYAAGAVPDTLSGSGVLFSPRDFEYAAELLGELVFNDDLRGEVIGGQRRRLADFGDGRVEKDLRAALSRVAGNTSVR